The following coding sequences lie in one Populus trichocarpa isolate Nisqually-1 chromosome 14, P.trichocarpa_v4.1, whole genome shotgun sequence genomic window:
- the LOC7466318 gene encoding xyloglucan endotransglucosylase protein 1 produces MGLFCNGFSLFVIVCSMAVVASGNFYQDFDLTWGDRRAKIFNGGQLLSLSLDKVSGSGFQSKKEYLFGRIDMQLKLVAGNSAGTVTAYYLSSQGPTHDEIDFEFLGNLSGDPYILHTNVFTQGKGNREQQFYLWFDPTRNFHTYSIIWNPQHIIFLVDSIPIRVFKNAESIGVPFPKSQPMRIYSSLWNADDWATRGGLVKTDWTKAPFTAYYRNFKANACTWSYGTSSCGSKPSSAFSDGAWKTNELDAPSRRRLRWVQKYFMIYNYCTDLRRFPQGPPPECK; encoded by the exons atggggttGTTTTGTAATGGATTCTCCTTGTTTGTGATAGTATGCTCTATGGCGGTGGTTGCTTCAGGCAACTTCTATCAGGATTTTGACTTAACATGGGGTGACCGACGTGCAAAGATATTCAACGGAGGACAGCTTCTGTCTTTGTCTCTAGACAAGGTTTCTGGGTCTGGATTTCAGTCCAAGAAGGAGTACTTGTTCGGGAGGATTGATATGCAGCTCAAACTTGTCGCTGGCAACTCTGCTGGCACTGTAACAGCCTACTAT TTGTCTTCGCAAGGACCAACGCATGACGAGATCGACTTCGAGTTCTTGGGAAACCTTAGTGGCGACCCTTATATTTTGCACACTAACGTATTCACTCAGGGGAAGGGAAACAGAGAGCAGCAATTCTATCTCTGGTTTGACCCCACGAGGAACTTCCACACTTACTCCATCATCTGGAATCCTCAGCACATCAT CTTCTTGGTGGACAGTATTCCCATCAGGGTGTTCAAAAATGCTGAATCAATTGGAGTTCCATTTCCCAAGAGCCAACCCATGAGGATTTACTCTAGCCTCTGGAATGCTGATGACTGGGCTACAAGAGGTGGATTGGTCAAAACTGACTGGACTAAGGCGCCCTTCACCGCATACTATAGAAACTTCAAGGCCAATGCCTGTACTTGGTCTTACGGTACTTCTTCTTGTGGTTCCAAGCCTTCCAGCGCTTTCTCTGACGGTGCATGGAAAACCAATGAGCTTGATGCTCCAAGTAGAAGAAGACTGAGATGGGTTCAGAAATATTTCATGATTTACAACTACTGCACTGACCTGAGACGCTTCCCTCAGGGTCCCCCTCCTGAGTGCAAATAG